The Jaculus jaculus isolate mJacJac1 chromosome 1, mJacJac1.mat.Y.cur, whole genome shotgun sequence nucleotide sequence AAATCTATGGGGCCAAGCTATTTTCTTCGATGTCACTTTCTAGTGCCAGCTCACCAACCCAAGGTAGGAACATTGGAGCACCCAAAGTAGCAGGAGTTTTTAAAGTTCCTCTTCCCACTTCTCCTGTCCCTAAAGGCAGGGCATGGGTAAGAGTTGACTGAAGTCCCCTCTTTCTCCCAGAAGGTATTTTGAGACCCTCGGCTACACCCAAGGAAAGAAAGTCCCCCATCCAGCCTCAGCCACGcggctttccaggcaagttctGCGCCAACGACAGTGACCTGCTGGAGCTCCCAGCCAGCGCTCAGGAACTGCTGTTGGGCTGGGTGCCCACGAGGCTTGTGCCTGCCCTCTATGGGCTAGTGGTGACCATAGGACTCCCCACCAATGGGCTGGCACTGTGGGTGCTGGCCACACGGGTGCCACGGTTGCCCTCCACTGTGCTGCTCATGAACCTAGCAGCTGCTGATCTCCTGCTGGCCCTTGTGTTGCCACCACGGCTGGCCTACCACCTGCTGGGCCAGCACTGGCCTTTTGGAGAAGTTGCCTGCCGGATGGCCACGGCCGCCCTCTATGGCCACATGTACGGCTCGGTGCTGCTGCTGGCCGCTGTCAGCCTGGACCGCTACTTGGCCCTTGTGCATCCTCTACAGGCGCGGGCACTGCGTGGCCAGCGCCTGACAGCCATtctctgcacagcagcctggctcACTGCAGCTGCCCTGGTTTTGCCCTTGACCCTCCAGCGGCAGACTTTCCGGCTGGCACACTCGGACCACATGCTGTGCCATGATGCACTGCCCCTCGATGCCCAGGCCTCCTATTGGAGGCCAGTCTTCACCTGCCTGGCTGTCTTTGGCTGTTTCCTGCCATTGCTGGTTATGCTTCTGTGCTACGGGGCCACCCTGCACACACTGGCAGCCAGTGGCCGGCGCTACGGCCATGCACTGAGACTGACTGCCTTGGTGTTGGCCTCAGCTGTGGCCTTTTTCACACCCAGCAACATATTACTGTTACTTCATTATTCAGACCCAAGaccagaggcctggggagatCTCTACGGTACTTATGTGCCCAGCCTAGCACTCAGCACCCTCAACAGCTGCGTGGACCCTTTAGTGTACTACTATGTGTCCAATGAGTTCAGAGACAAGGTACGAGCCGTGCTGTTCTGCCAGCCACCAGTGGGCAGCACTACCTCCAAGGCCTCTGGGGAGGTAGGGGTCACCCGCTCCTCTACCCTTCTGTGATAGCGTCTTGGAGTGTGGCCAGGTAGGGGCACAAAGTCTGGCCATATGGATATgaacagcaacccccccccccccgaaactcACATCCTTCCTGGACCCTCTGAACATGACCTTATTTGGGAACAATTCGGTCCTGAGTGGACATGAAGATAATGGCTTGTGTCCTCATAGGAAAATGAGAGACCtgagcatggtggggcatgcctgttATTTCATTACTGgggagcagaagcaggaggatcaggagcttaaGACTAGCCTCTGCTGAATATTGAGTTGTAGGCCAACCTGGAACACAAGGGActgtctgaatgaatgaatgaaaaagaagaggaggggcCATAGAGACACAAGATGAGAACTTGTGACTCCAGAGGCAGACTGGAGTGATGAGGCCCAAGCTGAAGGATGCTGAGGAGACTGGGCTCACTACAGGTCAGGAGTAAAGCAGAGGACATACTCTTCCTCGTAGCCTCAGAGGGTTCCAGACCTGCCCAGGCCTTGATCTTGGACCTCTGCCTTTCAGaaccacaagaaaataaatttctgtgttttttgcatgtttatgtatTCGTGTTTGTATGCATATAGGTACACATGGGTGTGCATATGTCCATGTGTATACATTCATGTTAGGGCTAGagatcaacatcaggtgtcttcctcaattgctctccacctaatttttaaaaatatttcatttatttattggtgagagagagagagtgaatagacatgacagggcctccagctactgtaaacaaactctagacacatgcaccatcttgtgcatctgggttatgtaggtactggggaattggacttagtctttgcaggcaagcgccttaactgctaagccatttttccagccctttccacctcttttgttgttgtttgttcgtttgtgcttttttttgttttgttttgttttttcaggttgggtctcactatgtagtctcaaggtaaccttgaactcacagcaatcctcctacctctgccttctgagtgctgggattaaaggcatgtgccaccatgcccagcccatccacctcattttttaaaaatttttttaaattaattaatttatttatttgagagtgacagacacagagagaaagacagatagagggagagagagagaatgggcgtgtcagggcttccagcctctgcaaacgaactccagatgtgtgcgcccccttgtgcatctggctaacgtgggacctggggaaccgagcctcgaaccggggtccttaggcttcacaggcaagcgcttaaccgctaagccatctctccagcccccacctcatTTTTTATGAGAAGAttctctcactcaacctggaactcacggaTCTGGCTAGACAAACTGGCCAGCAAACCCTGGGGCTACTTCTGGCTCCtcgtccccagcactgggatgaaaagcacacactaccatacccagcattcTGTGTGGGGGCTGGAATCCCAACCc carries:
- the F2rl3 gene encoding proteinase-activated receptor 4, which translates into the protein MQGLLLWPLVLGLSLAGGTQTPSIYDESENTGGDHEGILRPSATPKERKSPIQPQPRGFPGKFCANDSDLLELPASAQELLLGWVPTRLVPALYGLVVTIGLPTNGLALWVLATRVPRLPSTVLLMNLAAADLLLALVLPPRLAYHLLGQHWPFGEVACRMATAALYGHMYGSVLLLAAVSLDRYLALVHPLQARALRGQRLTAILCTAAWLTAAALVLPLTLQRQTFRLAHSDHMLCHDALPLDAQASYWRPVFTCLAVFGCFLPLLVMLLCYGATLHTLAASGRRYGHALRLTALVLASAVAFFTPSNILLLLHYSDPRPEAWGDLYGTYVPSLALSTLNSCVDPLVYYYVSNEFRDKVRAVLFCQPPVGSTTSKASGEVGVTRSSTLL